The Bradyrhizobium sp. B097 genome contains the following window.
TCGCGTCCGCCTTCGAGCGGATGTACCATCTGGAGCGCGCCTGCTCGATGCAGGTGGCGACCCGCGCACTCGGCGGAAGCGCCTATCCGGTCGACCAGCATGCGATCGACAAGAACACCGAGCTGCTGTCGAACCCCGATCGCGCCGAGCTGCGCTCGACCCAGCTGGTCTGGCCGCCGCTGCTGCGCAAGCTCGACCGCGTCAATCCCGGCTACCGTGATTGAAATTTCACAATATCCGGGTAAGCTAGCCGCCAACACCCTCTACACGACCTGAATCAAAACGCCGCCCAATTCCGGGCGGCGTTTTTGCGTGCAGTCTTCTCTTCCGTAGCCCGGATGGAGCGCAGCGTAATCCGGGGCAACGCATCCGCGGATCGACCGTCCCGGATTTCGCTTCGCTACATCCGGGCTACTCGGCTAACGCTCCTCGCAATGCCCGTCATCCCCGTGCAAAGGCTTCGCCTTTGTCGCTGGAGGTGCGAGCTCTTGCGAGCACCTCAGGGTGACGGGTTGATATTTTCCGATGCTTATCGGAACGGCAACGAAGTGATGGGTTTCGCCGCGCTCTACTCATCCGAGCTGCAAGCCGAACGCCCCTCTATTTGGCGTCGGCGAACGCCGCCAGGATCCGCGCCCAGGAGCGGATGCCCTTGTGGTAGCTCTTGAGGTCGTACTTCTCGTTCGGCGAATGGATGTTGTCGTCGTCGAGCCCGAAGCCGACCAGCACGCTGTCGAGGCCGAGCGTGCGCTTGAAATCGGCTACGATCGGGATCGAGGCGCCGGAGCCGACCAGCAGCGCCTCCTTGCCCCATTCGTCGGTCAGCGCGCGGCGGGCTGCCGCCAGCGGCTTCATGTTCCAGTCGAGCGCGATCGCCGGCGCAGACGAATGATCGATGAATTCGGCCTTACAATCCGCCGGCACGCGCGCCGTCACATAATCGCGGAACGCCTGGCGGATCTTCTCGGGATCCTGTCCCTCGACCAGGCGGAACGAGACCTTCGCCGACGCCTCGGCCGGGATCACCGTCTTGGAGCCCTCGCCGGTATAGCCGCCGACGATGCCGTTGATGTCGCAGGTCGGCCGCGAGGAGACCTGCTCGATCAGGAGCCGATCCTTCTCGCCGGCTGGCACCGACAGGCCGATCGGCTTGAGGAAGCTGTCCGCCGTCAGATTGAGCTGCTTCCACTGCGCCAGGATGTCCGGCGGCAGATCCTTCACGCCATCGTAGAAACCGGGGATGGTGATGTGGCCGTTCTCGTCATGCAGGCCGCCGAGGATCCGCGTCAGCACGCGGATCGGATTCTGCGCGCCTCCGCCGAACACGCCGGAATGCAGGTCGCGATTGGCGGCTTTGATCTTGACCTCGTCATAGACCAGGCCGCGCAGCGAGGTCGTGATCGCGGGCGTGTTCGGATCCCACATGCCGGTATCGCAGACCAGCGCGAAGTCCGCCTTGAGCTCGGCCTTGTTCGCTTCCAGGAACGGCACGAAATTCTTCGAGCCGATCTCCTCCTCGCCCTCGATGACGATGGTGATGTCGATCGGCAGCGATCCCGTCACATTCTTCCAGGCGCGGCACGCCTCGACGAAGGTCATCAGCTGACCCTTGTCGTCCTCGGCGCCGCGCGCGACGATGATCTTGCGCCCGTCGGCATGGTCGGTCACCGCGGGCTCGAACGGCGGACGGTGCCAGAGATTCAGCGGATCGACCGGCTGCACGTCGTAGTGACCGTAGAACAGCACATGCGGGCGCCCGTCGGTCGCGCCGTTCAGCTTGCCGACCACGGCCGGATGGCCGGCGGTCGGCCGCACCTCGGTCTTGAAGCCGAGGGTTGCGATGTCCTTGGCGAGGTGATCGGCAGCAGCCTTGCAGTCATTGGCAAAGGCCGGATCAGCCGAGATCGATTTGATCCGCAGCAGCGTGAACAGCCGCTCGAGACTGTTGTCGAAATCGGCGTCGATGCGGTCGAGGACGGGCTGCAGCTTGGCGTTGGACATCGCTTATATCCCATTGGTTGGACATTGCGCCAAGTTGTACCGCGCCGGCCGCCGGAGGCAAAGCTTCTCCACTTTCCTTGGCGGAAGACTTGCGGATGTGCCAGACCAGGCCCCCGATCAGCACAAAGGTCGCAGCAAGATTGTTGCCATAGGCCTGCAGCGCGATCGGATACCACGGCAACGAGAGCCCGAGCAGCGCACAAGCGACCGCAAGAACGACCCAGGTTCCGGTCCGAACCTTTGGCCGCGGATGATAGACGGCACGATGCATCAAGACCGTGATCGGGAAAAATAACCACATAAAGTAGTATTCGCGTGCCAATGGCGAAGCCACCGTCATCAGACAGAACAGGATGCCGATCTCCTCCGCGTCCGACTTTTCGGTCCGCAACCAGGCCGGCGGCATCACCCAGATGTAGCCAAGCCCGATCAGGACGGTCACCGCGATGATGACCCAGTTCGCCGTCGCGAAATCGAGATCGAGGAGGTTCATGTAACGCGGCGGCTTGCTCGGATCGTCCTGATTGTAGTTCAGCGGCCGCAGCAGCCGATGCGATACTGCGATGATCGACTGGTTTACTGACGACCAGTTCTGCTCGGCCCGCTGGCCAAACCCCTCGGCCGAACTCGTCCCAACCATGCCGTGGTACCAGGTCTTCAATTCGTCGACGTTGTGCTGGAAGCCACGGAATGGCGCCGGCAGGACGAACAGGAAGAAGACCAGAAATGCAGTCATGCCGGCGATCGCGCCCCAGCGCCTGCGCCAGACGAGATAGGGCAATACCGCAATCGGGAACACCTTGATTGCGACAGCCAGGGCAAACATGCCGCCCGCAAGCCACGACCGCCCGCTCCGCAACAGCCAGAAGCCATAGAGCATCATCGCAAGCAGGATCAGGTTTGGCTGCCCAAGGTCGAAGATATCGATGACGAAGGTCACCATGACGCAGCCCGGCAGCGCCTCAAGCCAGGGCCCCGGCTCGCGGCCCGATCCCGCCATCGCGTGCGAGAACTGCGCAACCATCCACCACGCGGCGGCGTTGAGCAGGGACAGGCACAAGTAAAGCGGGATCTTGCCGAAGAATGCCGGAATCGCGAGGAGCACCGCCGGTAACGGCGGGTAGATGAACTCGAAATAGCCGGAGGCATCGGCGGGATAGAGGCCGTGACCGTGCAGCACCTGCTGTCCGGCCCAGAACCACAATGGATAATCCTTCGTCTTGCCGTGTCCCCAAATCTCAGGGACCAGAACATCAGCGATCAGCCCGACGCAGCACACCAAAAACAGCAGGTGAAACGGGGCCTTCAGCGAAGGATATCTCAGCAAATGTTCGTACCAAGCAGTTGGCGACAATGCTGCGATGATAGCCCTAATATTATCTGCGCAGCAATCCTCCGAGCGCGCCGCGCACCAATGCGCGACCGATCGAGCCCCCGACCGAACCACCGACCGACTTGCCGAGATCGGCCGCCACCCCGCCGATCACCTTGTCGGTCACCGAGCGCGTGACGTTGCGCGCGATCACCTGCCCGGTCGACATGCGGCCGCGCTTGACGTTGGTGCCGAAGATCGTGGCGGCGATCGAGCCGATTTGGCCGAGGATGCCGCCGCCCTCGCCACCATCCGCACCGCCCGCCGGAGCCGCCGCCCCCGACAGGCGCTTCTGGATGATCTCGTACGCGGATTCGGCGTCGATCGCGGTGTCGTATTTGCCCTTCACCGGGCTAGCATCCATGATCGCCTTGCGCTCTTCCGGCGTGATCGGCCCGATCCGCGCCGACGGCGGGCGCACCATGACGCGCTCGACCATCGACGGCGTGCCGCCGCCCTCGAGGAACGAGACCAGTGCCTCGCCCTTGGCGAGCTCCATGATCACCCGCGCGGTATCGAGCTTCGGATTGGGCCGGAAGGTCTGCGCGGCCGCGGCAACCGCCTTCTGGTCGCGCGGCGTGAAGGCGCGCAGCGCGTGCTGTACGCGGTTGCCGAGCTGCGCCAGCACCTTGTCCGGCACGTCGATCGGATTCTGTGTGACGAAATAGACACCGACGCCCTTGGAGCGGATCAGCCGCACCACCTGCTCGATCTTGTCCATCAGCGCCTTCGGCGCATCGGTGAACAACAGATGCGCCTCGTCGAAGAAGAACACCAGCTTCGGCTTCGGCAGGTCACCGGCCTCCGGCAATTCCTCGAACAATTCCGAGAGCATCCAGAGCAGGAACGTGGCGTAAAGCCGCGGGCTCTGCATCAGCTTGTCGGCGACGAGGATATTAACCATGCCGCGCCCGTCGCGGTCGGTCCGCATGAAATCCTTCAGGGACAGCGCGGGCTCGCCGAAGAACTTCGCGCCGCCCTGGTTCTCGAGCACCAGCAGCTGGCGCTGGATCGTTCCGACCGTCGCCTTGGACACGTTGCCGTAGCTCTGGGCGGCCTTGCGGATCGACGCCAGCGGATCTTCGCCGTCGTCGGCGCCCTTCTTGCTGCTGTCGGGCGCGATCGCATCCAGCAGGGCGCGCAGATCCTTCATGTCGATCAGCGCGAGGCCGTTCTCGTCGGCGACGCGGAAGGCAACGTTGAGCACACCCTCCTGCACGTCGTTCAGATCGAGCATCCGCGACAGCAACAGCGGCCCCATCTCGGTGACGGTGGCGCGCACCGGATGGCCCTGCTCGCCGAACACGTCCCAGAATACGGTCGAGAATTGATCGGGCTGGAAGGTCAAGCCCATTTCCTGGGCGCGCTTCACGATGAAGTCCTTGGCCTCGCCGACCTCGGAGATACCAGAGAGATCGCCCTTGATGTCGGCGGCGAAAACCGGAACGCCGGCGCGCGCAAATCCTTCAGCCATGACTTGAAGCGAGACGGTCTTGCCGGTTCCGGTTGCACCGGTGACGAGGCCATGCCGGTTGGCCAGCGCCAGCGTCAGCCAGGCTGTCTCCTCACCCTTGCCGATAAAAATCTTCTCGTCGGTATCGGCCAACTTGTTGTCGGGGGTCGCCATCGCTTCGCCTCTTGGCACAAATTTAGATCGGTTCGATCATCGCACCCGGTTCGATACCGAACCAGCGCGCCATCATATTGCATCTTGCGGGTCGATTGAAACCGTCAGCGCATGCTGACGTATATTGTCGCGCCACTGGTTCCTCATATTTTATTCCCGGCGAAGTGACGAAAGGCATTGCGCATTGCGACAAGATGGTGTGAATCCGCCGCTCACTCTTGCAGCGAGGCCACAGTCACGACGCGATCGAAAAAGAAAACCAACTGAAATGCGCGGATCGCTTGTATTTCGTGACACAGGCGCTCAAGATAAATTCCGAAGAACGACCCGGCAAAGTCCGGTTGAGGCGGGGCAAGATGGATGAATTGGTTGGACAGCTGGCCGCGAAGGCCGGCATCGACGGCGCTGTCGCTGAAAAAACCATCGGCATCGTTCTGGGTTTCCTCCGTAACGAGGGACCTTCCGACAAAGTCCAGGCTCTGATCGACCAAATCCCCGGCGCCGAAGCGGCAATCGCCGCCTCCAACAACAGCGGTGGCCTATCGCGGTTGATGGGCGGCGGCCTGATGGCTGTCGGCACCCGGCTGATGGCGCTTGGCCTGAGCATGGGTGAAATTCAGAACGTCGCGCGTGAACTTTTCAGGTTCGGCCGCGACAAAATCGGAGCGGATCAAATGGGCGAGATCATCTCGGGGACGCCGGGCCTCAGCCAATTTGCCTGAAGCACTTTCCCAACGCCCCTGCACGCGCGCTCCCTTCTACCTGTTACCTGCATACGAGTATCATGACATACCCCCTCTCCGAGATCGAAGGCCTGTCCGCCTATTGCGCCACCAAACTGAAATCGCAGGGTATCCGCACGACCGACGCACTGCTTGAAGCCGCCCGCACCGTCAAGGGACGCAAGGCGCTCGCCGCCAAGACCGGGATCAGCGAACAACAACTGCTGGAATGGGCCAACATCTCCGACTACATGCGGATTCCCGGCATGGGCAAGGCGAAGGTCGGGCTGGTCCGTGCCGCCGGCGTCACCACCGTGCGCGAGCTCGCGCAGCGCAACCCGTCGCGGCTGGCGCAGAGCATGAAGGACGCCAATGTGCGGCGTAAGCTCGTCCGCGTGATGCCGTCAGAGAAATCGGTCGAGTTGCTGATCGAACAGGCACGCAAGCTGCCGCTCAAGATCACCTACTAGCCTCACTATTAGGCCGCCTTAACCGCAGCCGCGGCCGCCGGCGCCACGCATCGCCGCGACACCTTGACTTGCCGCTGCGGTCAGCGCAAAGCCACCGCATGATGGCAACCAGGCCCATAGCATCGGCGGTGACCGGCCCGGCCGCATCAGCGGTGCTGCCGGCGCTGCTGTCGAGACCCTATCCGGCGGTGATGGGTATCCTGAACGTAACGCCGGACTCGTTCTCCGACGGCGGCCAGTTCATCGCGCCCGAACAGGCGCTGGCGCAGGCCCGCAGGTTGATCGCCGAGGGCGCCGACATCATCGACATCGGCGCGGAATCCACCCGCCCCTACGGCTCGCAGCCGGTCACCGCCGAGGCTGAAATGGCGCGGCTGAAACCGGTGCTGGCCGAGGTGGTCGCGCTCGGCGTGCCGGTCTCGATCGACAGCATGAAGTCGGAGGTCGTGGCCTGGGCGCTCGACCAGGGTGCTGCGATCGCCAATGACGTCTGGGGCCTGCAGCGCGACGCCGGCATGGCGCCGCTCGTCGCCGCGCGCGGCGTGCCCGTGATCATCATGCACAATCGTGAGCAGGCCGATCCGGCGATCGACATCATGCAGGACATCGCCGCGTTCTTTGAACGCTCGCTCGATATCGCGGCGCGCGCCGGCATTGCGCCCGACCGGATCGTGCTCGATCCCGGCATCGGCTTCGGCAAGACGCCGGAGCAGAGCATGCTGGCGCTGGCGCGGCTCGCCGAGCTCGATGCGTTCCGCCTGCCGGTGCTGGTCGGCGCCTCGCGCAAGCGCTTCATCAGCACGGTCGTGCCCGCAGAGCCGCAACAGCGGATCGGCGGCTCGATCGCGGCGCATCTGATCGCTGCACAGAATGGTGCCCGCATCATCCGTGCGCACGACGTCGCGGAAACCGTTCAGGCGCTGCGGGTGGCCGCGGCCATCGAGGGACAGCAATGACCGACACGATCTTCATCACCGGGATCGTCATCCATGCCCGTCATGGCGTGATGGAACATGAGACCGAAGTCGGGCAGCGCTTCGTCATCGACCTCGAGCTCTATACCGACCTCTCGGAATCCTCGCGCACCGACCGCCTCTCCGACACGGTGTCCTATTCCAACGTGGTGGCGACCGCGACGTCGGCATTCAAGAACACCAACTACAAGCTGCTGGAGCGCGCCGCCGGCGCGGTGGCCGATGACATCCTGACCACCTTCCCGCGCGTCAGGGCGGTCAAGGTCACCGTGCACAAGCCGCATGCGCCGATCGCCGCGATCTTCGACGATGTCGGCGTGGTGCTGACCCGCTCGCGGCATCCGTCGTCCCAGAGTTGAACGCCCAAGGTTGAACGCTGATGGCTGACGTCCTGATCGCACTCGGCGGCAATGTCGGCGACGTCCGCACGACGTTTCGCAAGGCGATCGCCAATATCTGCGGCATGACGCAGGCCGCGCTCGTGGCGCGCTCGTCGGACTATTCGACGCCGCCCTGGGGCGAGCAGCAGCAGGACAGCTTTATCAATGCCTGCATCGAGATCGACACCAGCCTCGATCCGCACGCGCTGCTGTTCACGTTGCACAAGATCGAAACCAAATTCGGCCGCGACCGCAAGAACGAGCAGCGCTGGGGACCGCGCACCCTCGACCTCGACCTGCTCGCCTATGACGACGTCACACTCGACAAGCCGGAACTGACGCTGCCGCACCCGCGCCTGTTCGAACGCGCCTTCGTGCTGGTGCCGCTGGCCGAGATCGTTCCCGACCGCGTCATCGCCGGGCGCCGCGTCGCGGATGCGCTGGCTGGGGTCTCGACCGACGGTATTTTCCGTCTAGCGGACCTCGATTAAAAGCCGCACGAGCGCAAACAACCGTTTGGCTTGGCCGCCCGCCCGTGGCAATTTCCGGCCAAATCAAGGGGCCCCGTCGCGGGGCCGATGAAGGACGATTTGGGCGGATGACGACCTCGACTGACGATTTGGCTCTGGCTTCGGATTTTCGACCTGCGACCTATGACGACTGGCGCAAGCTGGTCGACGGCGTGCTGAAGGGCGCGCCGTTCGAGAAGCTGGTCGGCAAGACCTATGATGGCCTGAGGATCGATCCGATCTATCGCCGCGCGACCAACTCAAGCCCGCTTCCCGGCCGCGCCGCCGCGACTCCCTGGCAGATCCTGCAGCGGGTCGACCATCCCGACGCCGCAGCGGCCAATGCGCAGGCCTTGCAGGATCTCGAGAACGGAGCGACCGGTCTCGAATTCGAGTTCGCCGGCGGTCCCGGCGCGCGCGGCTTCGGTCTTTCGGATGCCAGCAAGAAGACGCTGGCGCGGGCCTGCGGCGGCGTCCATCTCGATGCCGGCATCATGATCGCGCTCAACCCGGTGATCGGACGCGAGAACGCCGGCGAGACGTTCGCCGACATGGTCGAGGCCCGCAAGCTCGATCCGGCCAAGCTCGACCTGCATTTCAATTACCAGGCGCTCAGCACGATGGCCGTGCGCGGTGCCGCGGCCATCGCCTGGCCCAATTACGAAAAGTCGTTCGGCCAGGTGGTCAGCGGACTGATCAGGCGCGGCTTCAAAGGACCGTTCGTGCTGGCCGACGGCCGGCCGGTGCATGATGCCGGCGGCTCCGAGGTACAGGAACTCGCTTTCACGCTCGCGACTGCGCTCGCCTATCTGCGCATGCTGGAGGCCGCAGGGCTCGATCTCGATGCGGCGCGCGCAGCCGTGTCGTTCCGGCTCAGCGCCGATGCCGACCAGTTCCTGACCATGGCTAAATTCCGCGCGCTGCGCCGCCTTTGGGCGCGGGTCGAAGAAGCCTGCGGCCTCGCGCCGAAGCCGATCTTCGTCAATGCGCAGACCGCCTGGCGGATGCTGACCCAGCGCGATCCCAACGTGAACATGCTGCGCGCGACGATCGCGACCTTTGCGGCCGGGCTCGGTGGCGCCAATGCGATCACCGTGCTGCCGCACACGCTGGCGCTCGGCCTGCCGGACGATTTCGCCCGCCGCGTGGCGCGCAACACGCAGCTCGTGCTGCTCGATGAGTCCAACCTTGCCAAGGTCTCCGATCCCGCGGCAGGCGCCGGCGGCATCGAGACGCTGACCGCGCAGCTTTGCGAGGCGGCGTGGGCCCTGTTCCAAGAGATCGAGAAGGCCGGCGGCGTCTTCGCCGCGCTCGAGCGGGGACTGCTGCAAAACAAAGTCGCCGCGACGCGGGCGCAGCGCGAAGCCAATGTGGCGAAGCGCCGCGACGTGCTGACCGGCGCCAGCGAATTCCCCAACCTGCACGAGGCCAACCTCGCCGTGCTGGATGTGAAGCCATCAGCGCCGGTATCCACCGCCGGTGCCAAGGTCACCTTCGACGCCCTCTCGCCGATGCGGCTCGCCGAACCGTTCGAGGCGCTGCGCGACAAGTCCGACGCCGCGCTGAAGGCGCGTGGCGCACGGCCCAGGATCTTCCTCGCCAATCTCGGCACGCCGGCGGATTTCACGGCCCGCGCGACATTTGCAAAAAGCTTCTTCGAGACCGGCGGGATCGAGGCCATCGACAGCGAGGGCTTTGCCGACGCGGCGGCGCTTGCCGCAGCCTTCACGGCCTCGGGCGCCGCGATGGCATGCCTTTGTTCCTCTGATAAGGTCTATGCCGTTAGCGCCCCTGAGGCCGCCAAGGCCCTTCACGGCGCCGGCGCAAGGCATATCTATCTGGCAGGGCGGCCCGGCGACCAGGAAGCGGCGCTGCGGGCGGCCGGCATCGGTGAGTTCGTCTTCGCCGGCGGTGATGCGCTGGCGACATTGCGCGACGCCTATCGGCGGATGGAGCAGGCATGACGGCAGAGACACCAGCGAAACCCGTTCTGACCGGCGGTTGCCAGTGCGGCGCCGTGCGCTTTGCGGTGTCGGCGGCACCGAACCGCGTCAGCGTCTGCCACTGCCGGATGTGCCAAAAGGCCTCCGGTGCGCCGTTCGCCTCTTTCGCCGACATCAACAAGGAGGATTTCGCCTGGACCCGGGGCAAGCCGGCGGCGTTCAAATCCTCTTCGATCGCCGAGCGCGACTTCTGTGCCGCCTGCGGCACGCCGCTCAGTTTCCGACGGATCGACGGTCCGCGCATCGAGATCATGACCGGCGCCTTCGACCGGCCCGACCGGGTGATCCCGACGCAGCAATTCGGAACCGAGTCGCGCCACGGCTGGGTGGTCGGCATCGCCAATCTGCCGAGCCAGACCACGATGCAGAATTACGGACCGGAGAAGATGGCGACCATCGTCAGCCATCAGCACCCGGACCATGACTAAGGAAGCTAAGGAATGACCCGCATTCCCAATTTCGCCGATGTCGCCTTCCAGCCCGTCGCCGCGGCGATGCCGACCGCGAGCACCGAGCCCTGGCTGACGCCCGAAGGCATTCCGGTGAAATCCGTCTACGGCGAGGCTGATCTCGAAGGCATCGATTTCCTCGAGACCTGGCCCGGCATCGCGCCCTATCTGCGCGGCCCCTACCCGACGATGTATGTCAACCAGCCCTGGACCATCCGGCAATATGCCGGCTTCTCCACGGCGGAGGACTCCAACGCCTTCTATCGCCGCAACCTCGCGGCCGGACAGAAGGGCCTGTCGGTCGCGTTCGACCTCGCCACCCACCGCGGCTATGACTCGGATCATCCGCGCGTCTCCGGCGACGTCGGCATGGCCGGTGTCGCGATCGATTCCATCTACGACATGCGCACGCTATTCGCCGGCATCCCGCTCGACCAGATGAGCGTGTCGATGACCATGAACGGCGCGGTGCTGCCGATCCTCGCGCTGTTCGTCGCCGCCGCCGAGGAACAGGGCGTGCCGCCGGAGAAGCTGTCGGGCACCATTCAGAACGACATTCTGAAAGAGTTCATGGTGCGCAACACCTACATCTATCCGCCGACGCCCTCGATGCGGATCATCTCGGACATCTTCGCCTACACCTCGCAGCGGATGCCGAAATACAATTCCATTTCGATCTCCGGCTACCACATGCAGGAAGCCGGCGCGACGCAGGACCTCGAGCTCGCCTATACGCTGGCCGACGGCGTCGAATATCTGCGCGCCGGGCTTGCCGCGGGCCTCGACGTCGACCGCTTCGCGCCCCGGCTGTCGTTCTTCTGGGCGATCGGCATGAACTTCTTCATGGAAGTCGCCAAGATGCGCGCCGCGCGGCTGCTGTGGGCCAAGCTGCTGAAGCAGTTCAACCCGAAGGACCCGCGCTCGCTCAGCTTGCGCACGCATTGCCAGACCTCGGGCTGGTCGCTGACCGCGCAGGACGTGTTCAACAATGTGATGCGCACCACCATCGAGGCGATGGCGGCAACGCAAGGCCACACCCAGTCGCTGCACACCAACGCGCTCGACGAGGCGCTGGCGCTGCCGACCGACTTCTCGGCGCGCATCGCCCGCAACACGCAGCTGTTCCTGCAGCAGGAGAGCGGCACCAACCGCATCATCGATCCCTGGGGCGGTTCCTATTATGTCGAGCGGCTGACCCGCGATCTCGCGGCCAAGGCCTGGGGTCACATCCAGGAGGTCGAGGAACTCGGCGGCATGGCCAAGGCGATCGAGGCCGGCGTGCCGAAGCTTCGGATCGAGGAAGCCTCCGCGAAAACCCAGGCGCGGATCGATGCCGGGCGCCAGGCCGTAATCGGCGTCAACAAGTTCAAGCCCGAGAACGAAAGGCCGATCGACGTCTTGAAAGTGGAGAACTCCACCGTGCGGCGGCTGCAGATCGACAAGCTGGCGCGGCTCAAGACAGAGCGCAACCAGAAGGACGTCGATGCGGCGCTCGCCGCGCTCACCCGCTCGGCGGGCGAAGGCAACGGCAATCTGCTGGCGCTGGCGATCGACGCCGCGCGCGCCAAAGCCACCGTCGGCGAGATTTCAGACGCGATGGAAAAGGTGTTCGGCCGCCACCGCGCCGAGATCAAGTCCATCACCGGCGTCTACAAGCGAGAGGCAGCGGCCATGTCCAACAAGGTCGAAAAGGTGCAGGCGCTGATTGATGCCTTCGAGGAAGCCGAGGGCCGCCGCCCGCGCATCCTGGTGGCCAAGATCGGCCAGGACGGCCATGACCGCGGCCAGAAGGTGATCGCATCGGCTTTCGCCGATGTCGGCTTCGACGTCGACATCGGGCCGCTGTTCGCAACCGCCGACGAAGCCGCGCGGCAGGCGGTCGAGAACGACGTCCACATTCTCGGCGTCTCCTCGCTCGCCGCAGCCCATCTCACCGCGGTGCCGGAATTGAAGGCGGCGCTGAAGAAGCACGGCCGCGAGGACATCATGATCATCATCGGCGGCGTGGTGCCGCCGCAGGACTACGATGCGCTTTATGCGGCCGGCGCCGAGGCAATCTTCCCGCCGGGCACCGTGATCTCTGACGCCGCCGAGGAGCTGATCCACAAG
Protein-coding sequences here:
- the scpA gene encoding methylmalonyl-CoA mutase; amino-acid sequence: MTRIPNFADVAFQPVAAAMPTASTEPWLTPEGIPVKSVYGEADLEGIDFLETWPGIAPYLRGPYPTMYVNQPWTIRQYAGFSTAEDSNAFYRRNLAAGQKGLSVAFDLATHRGYDSDHPRVSGDVGMAGVAIDSIYDMRTLFAGIPLDQMSVSMTMNGAVLPILALFVAAAEEQGVPPEKLSGTIQNDILKEFMVRNTYIYPPTPSMRIISDIFAYTSQRMPKYNSISISGYHMQEAGATQDLELAYTLADGVEYLRAGLAAGLDVDRFAPRLSFFWAIGMNFFMEVAKMRAARLLWAKLLKQFNPKDPRSLSLRTHCQTSGWSLTAQDVFNNVMRTTIEAMAATQGHTQSLHTNALDEALALPTDFSARIARNTQLFLQQESGTNRIIDPWGGSYYVERLTRDLAAKAWGHIQEVEELGGMAKAIEAGVPKLRIEEASAKTQARIDAGRQAVIGVNKFKPENERPIDVLKVENSTVRRLQIDKLARLKTERNQKDVDAALAALTRSAGEGNGNLLALAIDAARAKATVGEISDAMEKVFGRHRAEIKSITGVYKREAAAMSNKVEKVQALIDAFEEAEGRRPRILVAKIGQDGHDRGQKVIASAFADVGFDVDIGPLFATADEAARQAVENDVHILGVSSLAAAHLTAVPELKAALKKHGREDIMIIIGGVVPPQDYDALYAAGAEAIFPPGTVISDAAEELIHKLNARLGHSAAAE
- a CDS encoding GFA family protein; translation: MTAETPAKPVLTGGCQCGAVRFAVSAAPNRVSVCHCRMCQKASGAPFASFADINKEDFAWTRGKPAAFKSSSIAERDFCAACGTPLSFRRIDGPRIEIMTGAFDRPDRVIPTQQFGTESRHGWVVGIANLPSQTTMQNYGPEKMATIVSHQHPDHD